A region of the Chaetodon trifascialis isolate fChaTrf1 chromosome 7, fChaTrf1.hap1, whole genome shotgun sequence genome:
AGTCAGTCTGCTTCTGGAGAAagatgcagcagctcaggtgatGACAGCTCGGGTAACAAACCTTTTAGTTAAAATTTCCTGCAAGACAGACCCCGCTGTGTTGGAGTAATCTGTGCAGCCAAACATCCTCCCAAACTCAAAACTATGGATGAGTCAGACTGACCACAGAGGGCCCGTCCCAGCTCTGGGAGAAAGTTGCCATGACTGTTGACATCACTAGCAGCTCTCTCTTAGCTAGCAGCAAAGCGAGTCTACACATCCGTAGGCTAACCTCAGAGCAGTTAGTCGGACCTGCGACACAGAGCACCGGTCTCAGGGCTGACTAAAGGCACAATACGGAACCAAAATGTGACATAAACAAGTAATGTTAGCTCTACGGTGGGCACGACGTGCGTCAGTCAACCAGGCAGAGAGGACCCAATCATGCTAATGGTAGCTTGCGGCGTCTGGTTACACCCATCAACTACCGTCAAACTGGATAACGTCTGCTCACATAAGACATGACAGCACCAACTGAAATCCCTCCAGATTTAACTGTCGACGAGTGAGAAAGCAGAGCAAAACTCAGCCTTACCTTAACCACGGGATGCGACGAAGTTATACAAGTTCATGGCTGAACACCAACCCCTCTGGTCCGGTATCATTCTGGAGCGCCGCACGACAAAGTGAACACTGATTGGTTGAGGTCTGACAGACGGCATGACGTCATGCAAACCGAAGAGGGCCTTTTAAAGTCAGAGGTGTACTTTGAAAGATGGAGCTTAACGTTAATGCGGCAGTAATACTGTGACAACATTTAAAGGCATCTCATTTAGACGTATTACTATGTTATTATATTTCCGTTGAAGGGCAGGATGGCTTTGAAAACAGCTTAATATTTTAATCAACCAAAAAACGGCATTTACATTGACCTAAAGGCAcaagagacttttttttttttttaataatgactAGCTGGGCAACCAAGCCAACTATACAGTAAACTAGACTGTGTGCATTATTAGGTGTGCATTTATGGCAGAAACCACAAATAGCTATGATGGCAAAGGGGAGAAAATCTATGCTTTGAACATTCTAGTGCTTTTCAGAtgtaaaaacagagacagaaacttgTCTGTTTCAAGCTGAACTGAACTCTCATCTATCAAAGTATATGTAATTCTGTCTCACAATATCAATATATATGCTGGTATAAGAAAAGCAATTGTTATTATTGCTGTAATTGTCACCGCATGAAATACCCAGACAGGAATGCCTGCTTTGGATAAACCGTATAAAAAATGCTCAGTGGCCACGCTGGCCCACAAATGTTAAAGGGATAGGTGTATTTGTATAATAGCAAAGCCTCTGATGGTTGTCATCAAATTTTTTGTTCACTTGAAGATTTTTCTTCATGTCATCACATGAATTCCATGATTATCATATACAGTTGGAGAAGCAACCGTGTTTTATGAGAATGACCTCAAAACAAATCTGCCAAAACACATAtcaaaatattttaatcaatagAAAACATTAAAACCTTTACAAAAAGTTACGATATTTACATCATGACACAGCAGTGAAAATACTCTATATGTAAAGACAGGTACAAAAAAAGAGCTGTACAAGCGTAAacatatttgagagaaatgccACTAAACAACACAGACACTATTGATTACTCAGCAGGGAATTTCATATCAGAAATCTCTCATCCACCAGAGTCTTGTTGACAAGGTTCTTTCGCCCGAGAGTGTTACGGATCATGCGAAATATCTGTAACGAGTGAGATGGTTTTCAATACATGCTCTTTTTATCCCAGTGAAGGCAACATACTGCATATGCACCAAATACTCACCATTTGCTGTACATATGTAAGCACAGCTGCAAGCACAAAATTCTGAGATCCAAGGTCGACGacacagaagaacaaagtgTCAAAGATCAGCAGTGTGGCCTCGTTTccataaaacagcacattacTGAAGGAGTGGGCCTCATCTGCAGTGACAAACGCAAACAGACATTATATAAACATACACGGATattaacaaacagaaatgtacagAATATCTGGGTCATTACCATTGTAAAAGATGCTTTTTTCACTGGGTTCAAGGAACTCCATCCCTATGACCCTCTCAAACATCAGCTTGTCCTTCACAATATAGTCCATGTCAGGGTGGGCCTAGATAACACAGGTCAGAACAAGTTCATCTGTACAAAATATGTCAGGTCAATGAAACCACCTCAAATACTTTACAATCTAACATATAAATAGATATACAGGCAGGTCAAATCAAACTCTGCTGGGTtcagtgtgcttgtgtgagtTCCTTTAAGTGCATTTGTACGAACGTGGTCTATAATGGATCCCAGGAATTGGTTCATGGTGTGGTAGGCTCTGATTTTCTGCTCAAACTGGTTAGCTGAGCTTGCGTCCATCAGCCGCGAGTGCCCTCTCCTCTGGCGCAatggagacaaacaaccattcaaagtgaaaatggGGAATCATTTTTCTCTTGGTTTGATATGTTAAAGGTCAGttacaaacacaacagagagagagcatccACCCCGCTGAGCGACTCCCGTATCCTTTCGTACTGCACTCGCAGACAGCTGGTGAGAGACACCTGAAAGGTCTGGATATCTGTGTTGGGAAGCAGACCTCTCGGACTACACAGGGACTCcttgagacagaaaaagacacagagggagaaagaaggaggaaggaTGTTATGTGAAATCAGTAATGTCATAAAAATACTACAACCACTAACACAATATGTAGTCTGTTGGTGTacatacactctctctcttcagaTTGTGGTCcatttcctccatgtttgtatCTGCATGTCCGTGTACTGAGCGGCCGTGGATGTAGTAGCCATAACAACGGTGAGACAACACCAGAACAGAAATCTAtatagaaacaaagaaaaaatacactacagtacatgaaacatCCCAGACAGATACAGTGTTTAAAATATAATATGGGCATTTCTACTTACATTACTGACAGAGCAGAGATCTACAAACTGACGGATTTTGTCCTCCACAAAGTGTTCATGAAACACAGTGAAGTAGATGACCTGTGGGGATAAATAATCTTTTAAAGGTGCTCTCCACACTCGTGCTGCATATTTCCCACATTTCTTAAGACGGGAAGAGAAGAGAGATCCAAGGGAGGTGAGGGAAGGCGAAAATAAGAATGAGTGGTGGCAGTTTTACCTGCAGAAGTCCGATGCAGAGCCACAGCGTGGCAGCCAGACCGTAGCGCAGCATCAGGCTGTATGAAGGAGTGTACGCCTGTGAGGAGCGCTTTAAAGTTGGCCAGGGGTCCCTCAGTGCCAGGTTAGAGAAATCCAGCACCTGAACAATACAGGGTGATATATCAGCAATCAGGAAAAGGGACATAGCAAAAGTTGCAAGCAAGTGTATGTGTAGATGTGAGATGTACTTCAAGAAAGAAGAGCACAGCCATGATCTGAAAAGTGGGGTTGATCTTGCGGATTGTCTGGATCTCGTTCCATTCATTTGCCACAAAGCAGGTCCTCCAGATGCTGACTGGAGAGGGGTCACGTTTTGGCTTGCCAGCAGCTGAAACGACAGCAAATACAGTGAATGTAATCAAACAGATGGATGATTACTTATTATTAGGACTGCAAAATATAAGCTCAAAGTAAATATGCTTGTACCTTGCACAGTCCTGTTTGCTTTGCTTCGTGGCCTCTCCCAATCAATAAAGAATACATCAACTGACACCTGAAGGATCAGCTTGTGGAGAAACTGGACAGCCTGgatacaaatacacaaaaaaatacCTCTTCAATATTTGTAATAGGAGCAAACCATCCACCTTTCAAAACAACACTGTTCAACAATACTCATTGTTACATCTGTTCAGGAGGTGTCTAACCTTGAGAGCGAAGGCACAACTGATGTACGTCACAAACTGctcctcctgagcaggtagtggTAACAGCACCGACACAAACCGCTGGGcctaaacacattcacacattaaTGCCAGAAAACAGCCAATAACAATCACACCGAAATCTATGCATTCAAGAAGAACTGctcagggggaaaaaaggaaaggaggaaagaaacgTGCGTGCAGAGACAAAGGAATTAAAGGCAATGTGACTCAAAGGAAAAGGCTGGAGAAATGAGATACTGGTACAAAAGTATGAAAATAATCAATCCTATAAAAGAAAGTCCCAAAGGAATTAGACCAACCTTGTACAAGATGAGCCAGTAAAGTCCAGTTCCTACAGTGACGGCGAAGAAAACATTGGCCAGATCTCCggcataaaacagcaaaaacttCAGCATAGTCTGGAGCAGAAGATAAGAGGGACTAACATTACTTCCAAGCTTCATGCCAACATGGGCCGAAGTGGCTACAATTCTGACATGTTACAGATGCAATACCTCCACATCAATGAGCGGAGAGGCGatcctcctcttccagctgaCTGTCTTCAGCAGAGAGTAGAGCACAGCTAGGCCGCCCATCACACCCAGAGCAGTCTGTGCACACGCAAAAATATCAGAGCCACAGCTGATCCTGCAtcacataaacactgaaaagcAGTCTCCTGGTCTCATTTTGGACCACTGAACAAGAGACATTTCTACTCACATCTGTCTTTATGCGAGCCTCATTCTGATCCATCTCATACTCCACAGCAAACATTGTCTGGAAACGGATAAATGAGTGCAATGCATACAGTAAGACACCCATAAGCCTGTTTTTGAGATAAATAAAGAGACTGTGGCTCATTTAGCCATGTTTTTCTCTTCAACAGAAAGACAAATCTTTGTTCAACTTTTTGCAATGAAACATGAGCTGAATGTGACTGGTTATGTTAAGTCTACAAGAaataaacgtgtgtgtgtgtgtgtgtgtgtgtgtgtgtatttatgtgtggcCTACTCACAGACACAGTTTGTGTATTGATATCCGTGATGGGAACGTCTCTGTAGGTCACAGTCATTAGAGGGGGATATACCTGTCCTTCCCGGGTTCGTGGAACCAGCTGGAACCTGCAAAACACGTTTAATCAAAAACATGAGCATTTCACACATCAGTGTAATGGAAATGTTAACTATAACAATGCGGATTGTGACGCTTTATATCACCTGACCTTATGATAGCTGTGTATTACTTAAATAATGGAAGAAAAATCACCTGGAGAGGATGTCTGGGAGTACAGGAGATATTAAGAGAGGACGTTTGTGAAAGCAGAGAATAGGAATCTactgtgactgcagcagcagcagcagcagcagcagcagcagctactttCCCTTTTTATAATGGTGGTGCGTATATTGGGAGCCCACCTTATTTTGACACTGCTGGCAACACGGATGACTTTAGGCAGGGCACTCATGCTCTTCTCCCTTCCACTCAGCGTGTCGACAAGAAACATACGTCGAGACAAGTACCAGTTCTTCATGCTCTCTGTACAAAGACAAAGCATAGTCAAGCAATgcgcggacacacacacatacgcactctgaaaaataaaatcttacCTTGGTTGATGAACCGTCCATTGTATTGCTGGTTATAGACCAGTGAAGGCAGGGGGAGAAGTTTTCTGTTCTCTCCTCCACCAAGATCCATGAACACATCATAGAACAAAGGCTCGGGATGAGTAGCCAACAGCTCTGCTACAGAGAGATCacactacacacaaacacacagtttaaaaTACAACTGGGAATTACAAGAGAGTCTCTGAGCTTAATGAAACAAAGATCACTCACACTTTGTTGGTAAGCGGTTCCAAAGCTGAAGGCTGCTGCCTGTTTGGTGGCTGTGTCTGGACAAagctgaaacagaagaaaagataTGTTGTGGGGTATTTAACAGCCTCCTGTATGCTTATACCTTGTATGAATCACATGAAAAATCACTGCATTCAGTCAATAGTAACAACAGATACATTTGTGTCGTTAATATGCAAAGGAGTGGTGAACACACTACATACATTTTATTAATTATAATTATCTTGTGGATTCATACTATACATCTATaaaacatttccattacacTGCTGTGTGAAATGGTCGTGCATTCTGTTGCACTGGACattttgcattctgtttgcagTGTACATTcttacttttaacttttaattctgtgCTTACTGTGCTTttggattatttattgcatgcatTGCATTTAATGCATCTTGCAgcaaatttgtggaatatgctggatctatctatctatctatctatctatctatctatctatctatctatctatctatctatctatctctttttcatcatttgaatTCTTACCTGAAGATTACGTCCTCCTACTTGTTCCCATCTCAGGAACTCTCCTCTGACGTTATAGACAGCAGCAAGCAGCTTGATGTCAGTGTTCTGTCAGATAAACAcaatatgtcaaaaaaaaaaaaaaaagagcatttttgTCTCATTTCGGGTTTATTACTCAGTTTACAGTACAGTGAACAGAGTAGTGCTTTTATGGTGCTTTTCTTTTGAGTTCTTCCTTTGCCGTTGTTTTATTGTGATAACTTGAAGATGATCAAAGTCCATCACATACcttgtttcttcctctgaaaTGGAACCCGGTGGGAACAGGATCGGTCTGAAGCACTCGACTGGCCAGTCCTGGTTCGTCTCCATAGTAAAGCCAGGGCAGATTAAGTCTCCTAGAGAGAGTAACCAAAGTGCTTACTGACCACTCTGGGTGAAACAAAATTACAGTATAGGGGAATGACATCTGCAAAGACAGcactatatatacacatatgccATGGCAGAGCTGATTACCAATAGGAGATGTCTTGAGTTGAGCTGAAAGCAGCCCTCGATCTGAAGATGGTGTTAAAGAGACCACAGGCATCGGTGGACACACCACTGAAGGAGTGCATGTTCATCACACACATGTTGCCAAGAGCCTGGCACGCTGTCAGGTTGGAGAAGACCTGTAACCACACAATTGTTTatgcacagcagctgaaacacacataaCATGCTACTAATACTATGGCACAACTGTCGTTATGAGCTACAATGTCAGTGCACAGCCCACTACATTTGTTTTGAGAGTTGTTGCATCACAAAGACAACAGTTTCTGCACACTTGCATAACATGTACATATTTGCTAGATGCATTTTGGCATCAATCGCAATTAAAATTTTGATGGCTAATATTGGATGTCTGCGTCTTCCTGCAATGTTAGGTTAAAAAGAATGGAATTACAAGGCAGGCTGCCGACGAGGAGTACAGGTTTTTGACGAACCAGGCAGACTGGACGCTGAATTTCTGTGAGGGGATcggaagagaaaacacaaatcagAATGTATATCGaatttaacaaaaataaagtgagcaagtgagaggggagaggggagactCACCAGCTGAGCATAGTTGACACTGGGATTCACATTGGTGGAGAGGTTGTCTGGAGGGAAGCATAATCCTCCTGCCTGTAAAATCACACACCAACCACTGATGATACATATATTCTATGGGTCTGTTACTGAATGGTGTGTTAATGATGTGTGGGGAAGAAGGTATGAGGGTAGAGGGTTGGCAGAACTCACCAGGACATTAGGAGGGTTACACACACAGGATGCGTTAATGACGGTGGCCTGACATCTCTCACACCTGTAAGACAATTTTGGAGACTGTTCTAGCCCTTACACACTGTATAAGAAATCCTGGAATCAAGTTAGCACCATACCAGTGGTGctaagagagagacagaacaaacaaaatggaaaaaatatctCACGGAAGGAATACAGTCTGTACTGGGCTAGTGTGTTTATGAGAGGCAGGGAAGACATACAGTGGACATGAGAGGTGGAACAAATATAAGTCAGTGCTCAACATGATGAGAGGTGCAAGAGAGATGAAGCCATAACGATTATCTGTTAAAGGTAAATCTCTCGTATTCTCTCAACAAATTTTGACCTTTAATCCATATCTGAGTAGAGAATTTTCCACTGACTTAAATTtgaactgtgtgtttgctgttcagGGGTCCTTATCTATGAGATAACATAGATAACACTCGAATTAATAACACCCTGAATGGGATTGCTCTGTTTTCTTAAAGAGTCTTTCACACAGTTACTGATGGTTTGGATTTTTGAAGATTGGTAGTATTAGTAGAGGACACATTATCATCAACGCTGAACTCAAATAACCTTGTAAATGAGTCCAGTGATTTAGTACAGAGTTTCTTAAAATCGGGGGAAGACAGGTCAAAGTTGGAGCAGCAGAAGCTGAGATATCCTGAGTTTAAGCTCTAAAATCACTGGATCTGACAATTTACATCATGCAACTAGACAGTGAAATAGAAATGTATATTCTTGTGAGAAATTTATATTCTTGTTGTTGTCTTATGATTATGTGCACTGTCTCATGTTATGCTGTTTTTTGGCTCAGGGCACATAAAACACTTTGTCCTCTTTGTTTCATGTGACACCAAACTCCTGTTCCCAGCAGGTGTTAACTGTATCAGGGGTGAGCCAAGTTCTGTCCAGATAAAGGTTGAGAAAGATAGACAGGGGCTATGGGGGGAACAAACAGCAACTGTGTATTAATTAAAGGTCAGCTGTCATTCTCTGAGGGTGATGGCATGTTCTGTGACTTATGAGACTGTATGTACGTAAATTAATCTTAATTAGAGAGAATTAACATGACAATAGCATCTAGTATTACACCATTCATGCCTGGTAAATGCCTACATCAAGCTCTACattcatgtttgtgctgtgctCCCAAGTTACAGTATATGTGTCAAGATTATATCATTTCTAAGAGGTATAACTCAGATGTCTTGGTTAATCttttgagtgtgaatgtgtatgaaAAACCTGGATATATCAGTATTTCTGTTGCATAGTACCTACCGGTCTCCACTGCTGTTTGGTATAGACAAAGCAGGggcatttccattacacattTCACATCTGGCTTCATCCAAAAGGTTTCCACTGACATCTCTCTccactggaaaaaaacaaaccatattCAGCCatctatatataaaatatgcagtTATCCAATATATTGTCTAATTTTATTAAATGTGCAGCAAGCACATTCAACATTAAAGGCTTCTAAATGCAATTACAATTGTAATTCATAAACAGTCCTGTCACTGACAACTCACCCAGAACATTGCCTGGTGGGCACTGGCATGTCCCCTCATCACTAGGACTGCCTGGACAACGAATACACCCAAATCCATCTTTAGTTACTGcctggaaagaaagaaactggTCACAAGAGCTTCATTATAAATGGTAACAGAAATTGTGTAGCGAGTACAAGATGCATTATCTACAGTGTAATGTGAAATGAACAGCAAATGGAGTCATTGAAGATAAATTGCACATACAGGCTTGTCAGGGGGACATTGCTGACAAGTAATGGTATTAGTTGTGAGAGTTTGGTATCCAGTTTTGCAAACGCAGCTCAGTCctgcaaaaagagagaaagcagtgCAAAGTGAACAGAGGGTATTCACAGTGTTGAGTTCTGAGATATTAGTTAATTAACAAATCTCAGCTGCGTGTTCCTTCTTAGTagcaattaaaatgaaatctgtCAGCACCTGACAATGCTGCAGCACCAAACATAAGACAGAAGATTACCCATGACGATTGGTATGGGTTAGGTCATATTTCATGCACTGGATATGGATAAGCTGGATGTGAATGTGGGGCATGCACAAATGGCCTTAGTTCAGCTTCTCAATGAAGATAACTCGCTGCTTTTCTTTGG
Encoded here:
- the tmem67 gene encoding meckelin isoform X2; protein product: MVANAIKASLRLPPTMYTPPSGLSCVCKTGYQTLTTNTITCQQCPPDKPAVTKDGFGCIRCPGSPSDEGTCQCPPGNVLVERDVSGNLLDEARCEMCNGNAPALSIPNSSGDRCERCQATVINASCVCNPPNVLAGGLCFPPDNLSTNVNPSVNYAQLKFSVQSAWFVKNLYSSSAACLVFSNLTACQALGNMCVMNMHSFSGVSTDACGLFNTIFRSRAAFSSTQDISYWRLNLPWLYYGDEPGLASRVLQTDPVPTGFHFRGRNKNTDIKLLAAVYNVRGEFLRWEQVGGRNLQLCPDTATKQAAAFSFGTAYQQSCDLSVAELLATHPEPLFYDVFMDLGGGENRKLLPLPSLVYNQQYNGRFINQESMKNWYLSRRMFLVDTLSGREKSMSALPKVIRVASSVKIRFQLVPRTREGQVYPPLMTVTYRDVPITDINTQTVSTMFAVEYEMDQNEARIKTDTALGVMGGLAVLYSLLKTVSWKRRIASPLIDVETMLKFLLFYAGDLANVFFAVTVGTGLYWLILYKAQRFVSVLLPLPAQEEQFVTYISCAFALKAVQFLHKLILQVSVDVFFIDWERPRSKANRTVQAAGKPKRDPSPVSIWRTCFVANEWNEIQTIRKINPTFQIMAVLFFLEVLDFSNLALRDPWPTLKRSSQAYTPSYSLMLRYGLAATLWLCIGLLQVIYFTVFHEHFVEDKIRQFVDLCSVSNISVLVLSHRCYGYYIHGRSVHGHADTNMEEMDHNLKRESESLCSPRGLLPNTDIQTFQVSLTSCLRVQYERIRESLSGRRGHSRLMDASSANQFEQKIRAYHTMNQFLGSIIDHAHPDMDYIVKDKLMFERVIGMEFLEPSEKSIFYNDEAHSFSNVLFYGNEATLLIFDTLFFCVVDLGSQNFVLAAVLTYVQQMIFRMIRNTLGRKNLVNKTLVDERFLI
- the tmem67 gene encoding meckelin isoform X1, translated to MATGTLPFAVHRLKVPLTLFLVICLDLLNCQQFIVPFTAPSDCSVEEFFDISSLSCVRCGPNQRRSTTGLSCVCKTGYQTLTTNTITCQQCPPDKPAVTKDGFGCIRCPGSPSDEGTCQCPPGNVLVERDVSGNLLDEARCEMCNGNAPALSIPNSSGDRCERCQATVINASCVCNPPNVLAGGLCFPPDNLSTNVNPSVNYAQLKFSVQSAWFVKNLYSSSAACLVFSNLTACQALGNMCVMNMHSFSGVSTDACGLFNTIFRSRAAFSSTQDISYWRLNLPWLYYGDEPGLASRVLQTDPVPTGFHFRGRNKNTDIKLLAAVYNVRGEFLRWEQVGGRNLQLCPDTATKQAAAFSFGTAYQQSCDLSVAELLATHPEPLFYDVFMDLGGGENRKLLPLPSLVYNQQYNGRFINQESMKNWYLSRRMFLVDTLSGREKSMSALPKVIRVASSVKIRFQLVPRTREGQVYPPLMTVTYRDVPITDINTQTVSTMFAVEYEMDQNEARIKTDTALGVMGGLAVLYSLLKTVSWKRRIASPLIDVETMLKFLLFYAGDLANVFFAVTVGTGLYWLILYKAQRFVSVLLPLPAQEEQFVTYISCAFALKAVQFLHKLILQVSVDVFFIDWERPRSKANRTVQAAGKPKRDPSPVSIWRTCFVANEWNEIQTIRKINPTFQIMAVLFFLEVLDFSNLALRDPWPTLKRSSQAYTPSYSLMLRYGLAATLWLCIGLLQVIYFTVFHEHFVEDKIRQFVDLCSVSNISVLVLSHRCYGYYIHGRSVHGHADTNMEEMDHNLKRESESLCSPRGLLPNTDIQTFQVSLTSCLRVQYERIRESLSGRRGHSRLMDASSANQFEQKIRAYHTMNQFLGSIIDHAHPDMDYIVKDKLMFERVIGMEFLEPSEKSIFYNDEAHSFSNVLFYGNEATLLIFDTLFFCVVDLGSQNFVLAAVLTYVQQMIFRMIRNTLGRKNLVNKTLVDERFLI